A stretch of the Nicotiana tabacum cultivar K326 chromosome 6, ASM71507v2, whole genome shotgun sequence genome encodes the following:
- the LOC142182061 gene encoding protein FAR1-RELATED SEQUENCE 5-like: MDNFGESKCEATAEEVLQNNFQGSIDREPALGLEFDDDESAFNFYNEYARRIGFSVHKEYVNINNKLGYVTSQKAYMFQGGFRGDDRRKYQAKNSRKETRKGYQAHIVVTRQFVGKYHITKVELEHNHPLVPPTMIHMLSSHRNLNDVQTHEIDLAEDAGLFSKGTFDFMSFQAGGRANLGCTKLDHKNYLRTKRQKAMGQGEADSKMIIDYEIFGDVLSFDTTYQTNKEHKPLASFVGFNNHRKMIVFGGALMYDETSESFQ; encoded by the exons ATGGACAATTTTGGAGAAAGCAAGTGTGAAGCTACTGCCGAAGAAGTTTTACAAAATAATTTTCAAGGGTCAATAGATCGTGAGCCTGCGCTTGGTCTTGAGTTTGACGACGATGAGAGTGCATTTAATTTTTACAATGAGTATGCAAGAAGGATTGGTTTTAGTGTTCACAAAGAGTACGTGAACATAAATAACAAATTGGGTTATGTAACATCACAAAAAGCTTACATGTTTCAAGGAGGTTTCCGTGGAGATGATAGACGAAAATATCAAGCTAAAAATTCACGAAAAGAGACTAGAAAAGGATACCAAGCTCATATTGTTGTTACTCGCCAATTTGTTGGAAAGTACCATATTACTAAGGTTGAGTTAGAACATAACCATCCTCTCGTTCCACCGACAATGATTCACATGTTGTCATCTCACAGAAATTTGAACGACGTACAAACTCATGAAATCGATTTGGCGGAGGATGCTGGATTATTTTCTAAAGGAACTTTTGATTTTATGAGTTTTCAAGCTGGTGGCAGAGCAAATTTGGGTTGTACTAAGTTGGATCATAAGAACTACCTTCGAACCAAAAGGCAAAAAGCTATGGGACAAGGAGAAGCAG ATTCTAAGATGATAATAGATTATGAGATTTTTGGAGATGTGCTTTCATTTGATACTACGTACCAGACAAATAAAGAGCATAAACCTTTGGCTAGTTTCGTTGGATTTAATAACCATAGAAAAATGATTGTTTTTGGAGGTGCACTGATGTATGATGAGACTTCAGAATCTTTTCAGTGA